One region of Culex pipiens pallens isolate TS chromosome 2, TS_CPP_V2, whole genome shotgun sequence genomic DNA includes:
- the LOC120423119 gene encoding cytosol aminopeptidase-like: MIPAMVHKPLRAFRGLGSLLRRSYSGNIGENRAEKGLVLGLYEQEIESDEPRLTPVAGHFDAKTEGQLLNLIKESNLKGKIGSCKVFNNIDPDYGSVAVVGLGLEGLGYNELEQLDEGLENVRIAAGIGSKCLALQGCNRIWVDPMQATEQAAEGSGLATWKYQANRQKQDRIPIPKLDLFDSPDGDAWTRGLFKADAQNLARSLSDAPGNQITPTAFAQAAVDALCPCGVSTEVRNIDWIESKSMSSFLSVAKSSCEPPIFLEISYCGEHDSGRPILMVGKGVTFNSGGLCLKDPKGMSQYRASMSGAAAIVATIRAAAALSLPVNLVGLIPLCENMPSGMAFKPGDVITTLNGKTVAIHDTSNAGRLIMADTFIYGQTTFKPKVVMDVATLTEGVTHALGGAASGVFSNSDFLWKQMHKAGSITGDRVWRMPLWKYYTHKVTNYTNVDMSNTGQGKGSACLGAAFLKEFVPCVDWIHLDISGVGMLKKGVGIPYLAEERMTGRPTRTLIQFLYQMACPEEQQKALSKEKC, translated from the exons ATGATTCCGGCCATGGTTCACAAGCCGCTGCGCGCGTTCCGCGGGCTCGGTTCCCTGCTGCGACGGTCCTACTCCGGGAATATTGGTGAAAACCGGGCGGAG AAAGGACTGGTTCTCGGACTGTACGAGCAGGAGATCGAATCGGACGAGCCCAGGTTGACGCCGGTGGCCGGTCACTTTGACGCCAAGACCGAGGGCCAGCTGTTAAATCTGATAAAAGA GTCAAATTTGAAAGGTAAAATTGGATCGTGCAAGGTGTTCAACAACATCGATCCGGATTACGGGTCGGTGGCCGTGGTTGGACTTGGGCTGGAAGGGCTCGGCTACAACGAGCTGGAGCAGTTGGACGAGGGTCTGGAAAACGTTCGAATCGCggccggaatcggttccaagtGCTTGGCGCTGCAGGGATGCAACCGGATTTGGGTGGATCCGATGCAGGCGACCGAACAAGCTGCCGAAGGGAGTGGGTTGGCCACCTGGAAGTACCAGGCCAACCGGCAGAAGCAGGATCGAATCCCGATACCGAAGCTGGACCTGTTCGATTCTCCGGACGGTGATGCCTGGACACGTGGATTGTTCAAAGCCGACGCACAGAATCTGGCTCGTAGTCTGTCGGATGCGCCAGGAAACCAGATTACGCCGACGGCCTTCGCCCAAGCTGCCGTTGATGCGCTATGTCCATGCGGAGTCAGCACGGAGGTCCGAAACATTGACTGGATCGAATCGAAGAGCATGAGCAGCTTCCTGTCTGTCGCGAAGAGTTCGTGCGAGCCGCCAATCTTCCTGGAGATCAGCTACTGCGGAGAACACGACTCCGGCCGGCCGATCTTGATGGTAGGAAAGGGAGTGACGTTCAACAGTGGAGGCCTGTGCCTCAAGGATCCCAAAGGAATGTCCCAGTACCGAGCCAGCATGTCTGGAGCGGCGGCGATCGTGGCCACAATCCGTGCCGCGGCGGCCCTCTCCCTCCCGGTCAACCTGGTCGGGCTGATCCCCCTGTGCGAGAACATGCCCTCGGGAATGGCCTTCAAGCCGGGTGATGTGATCACCACCCTCAACGGAAAGACCGTGGCCATCCACGACACCAGCAACGCCGGACGACTCATCATGGCCGACACCTTCATCTACGGCCAGACCACGTTCAAGCCGAAGGTCGTGATGGACGTGGCCACGTTGACCGAGGGAGTCACCCACGCGCTGGGAGGCGCCGCCAGCGGAGTATTCTCCAACTCGGACTTCCTCTGGAAGCAGATGCACAAGGCCGGTTCGATCACGGGAGACCGCGTCTGGCGGATGCCCCTGTGGAAGTACTACACGCACAAGGTCACCA ATTACACCAACGTGGACATGAGCAACACCGGCCAGGGCAAGGGCAGCGCCTGTCTGGGGGCGGCCTTCCTGAAGGAGTTTGTGCCGTGCGTGGACTGGATCCATCTGGACATCTCGGGCGTCGGCATGCTCAAGAAGGGCGTCGGCATCCCGTACCTGGCGGAGGAACGCATGACGGGCCGGCCGACGCGGACGCTCATCCAGTTCCTGTACCAGATGGCGTGCCCCGAGGAGCAGCAGAAGGCGCTGTCCAAGGAGAAGTGCTAG